From a region of the Paenibacillus segetis genome:
- a CDS encoding MFS transporter has product MMDFIHLKQHKRRNPSLQRRNLRIATYEGIPAVIFQTLLGGQFLTGYLLYLGATSELIGFVLAITTFVNITQIAVAFLIQRLKSRKWPLVFFVGMHRLLWGVTGLVPFLFSQENWVQAFIFFYITAFLFGTVGSVLWNSVISDIVHPKVRGRYFGIRNTLLNALGTLVLFLGGMILDHYPGSQGFLYLYIIIWICLTANVVIFFFYPDIPFERSTETKFLPMFKKPLHDAPFIKATVFLASFLFLQNLVVPLYSYVMLELLHINYQTISLINVTQTVAMMASFYVWGNLNARYSNRRLLFWTLPLIAASILLWGTLSIFPMLPVLFIAQTIFGMGVGGFNQLAFNFMIGDTPKPERPMYTAMYSAITGVASFFGPLIGGNVYKWIDHMPSWIQMYGMQLVVGFIMVLLVFILGRRILRDDYERIPLR; this is encoded by the coding sequence ATGATGGACTTCATTCATTTAAAGCAACACAAACGCCGAAACCCTTCTTTGCAACGTCGAAATTTAAGAATTGCTACGTATGAAGGGATACCAGCAGTTATATTCCAGACATTGCTAGGTGGACAATTTCTCACAGGTTATTTATTGTATCTTGGAGCTACATCTGAATTGATAGGTTTTGTCTTGGCAATCACTACGTTTGTGAATATTACACAAATTGCCGTAGCGTTCCTCATTCAGAGGCTAAAGAGTAGAAAATGGCCACTTGTGTTTTTTGTAGGCATGCATAGATTGTTGTGGGGAGTTACTGGTCTTGTACCTTTTCTATTCTCACAAGAAAATTGGGTGCAGGCGTTCATTTTCTTTTATATTACTGCCTTTCTGTTTGGGACGGTTGGTTCAGTGCTCTGGAATTCGGTGATAAGTGATATCGTCCATCCTAAGGTTAGAGGAAGATATTTCGGGATTCGAAATACGCTGTTGAATGCTCTGGGTACGTTGGTCCTATTCCTCGGGGGAATGATTCTTGATCATTATCCTGGTAGTCAAGGTTTCTTATATTTGTACATTATTATTTGGATTTGTCTCACAGCGAATGTCGTTATATTCTTTTTCTATCCTGACATCCCATTTGAAAGATCGACCGAAACTAAGTTTTTGCCGATGTTTAAGAAACCGCTTCATGATGCTCCTTTTATTAAAGCGACCGTGTTTCTTGCCAGTTTTCTATTTCTGCAAAATTTAGTCGTTCCTTTGTATTCTTATGTGATGTTGGAACTGTTACATATTAATTATCAGACAATCTCATTGATTAACGTTACGCAGACTGTTGCAATGATGGCGAGTTTTTATGTATGGGGTAATCTCAATGCAAGGTATAGCAATCGCCGTTTGTTGTTCTGGACACTTCCACTGATTGCGGCTTCGATCCTATTGTGGGGAACCTTATCCATATTTCCAATGCTGCCCGTGTTATTTATTGCCCAAACGATATTTGGGATGGGGGTAGGTGGATTTAACCAGCTTGCATTTAACTTTATGATCGGTGATACTCCAAAACCGGAAAGACCTATGTATACAGCGATGTATTCTGCTATTACTGGTGTAGCTTCCTTCTTCGGACCATTGATTGGCGGGAACGTTTATAAATGGATCGATCATATGCCAAGCTGGATTCAAATGTATGGTATGCAATTAGTGGTGGGGTTTATTATGGTTCTACTGGTGTTTATTTTGGGACGACGTATTTTGCGAGATGATTATGAGAGAATACCTTTGCGGTAA
- a CDS encoding aldose 1-epimerase has product MTENKAFQGTFQGEQAVWLQSGKYEAIILPDTGGNLISFRDLENGYRFLREPEEGNIEDFKSNPGIYGIPVLFPPNRYEDGQFPWRGEVYQLPVNEVATGNHLHGFLHTTAWQVEDFGQTPSESYVVVKVTVDEKHEAYQYLPFKFTVRLKYTLGENGLSQHLFVRNEGTNEMPCLLAFHTAINAPFAPNGVAEDYLVKATIGERWELNNRMLPTGSYQPLTEGEKALQAGGVNPFFAPMDNHYTALPQNGRNLMELTDTKLGVTLVYDVGTSYKQWMIWNNGATKGFFCPEPQINLVNAPKVDLPADEIGLFSLAPGEIWEETARLYIK; this is encoded by the coding sequence ATGACAGAGAACAAAGCATTTCAAGGGACTTTTCAAGGTGAACAAGCCGTATGGCTCCAATCAGGAAAATATGAAGCGATTATTTTACCTGATACGGGAGGAAATTTAATTTCTTTTCGTGATCTGGAAAATGGATACCGCTTTCTTCGTGAGCCAGAGGAAGGAAATATCGAGGATTTTAAGAGTAATCCGGGAATTTATGGTATCCCAGTGTTGTTCCCGCCGAATCGTTACGAAGATGGACAATTTCCATGGCGTGGTGAAGTGTACCAACTGCCAGTAAATGAGGTAGCAACAGGAAATCATTTACACGGATTTCTACATACAACAGCGTGGCAAGTGGAGGACTTCGGACAAACGCCATCTGAGAGCTATGTTGTTGTCAAAGTTACTGTGGATGAGAAACATGAGGCGTATCAATATCTACCATTCAAATTTACAGTACGACTGAAATATACACTTGGCGAAAATGGCTTATCTCAACATTTATTTGTTCGTAATGAAGGGACAAACGAGATGCCTTGCCTGTTAGCGTTCCATACAGCTATTAATGCTCCTTTTGCTCCTAACGGAGTTGCTGAGGATTACCTGGTGAAAGCAACGATTGGAGAACGTTGGGAACTGAATAATCGCATGCTGCCAACGGGTTCCTACCAACCATTAACAGAGGGTGAGAAAGCACTTCAAGCTGGAGGCGTAAATCCATTCTTTGCTCCCATGGATAATCATTACACGGCATTGCCGCAAAACGGAAGAAATCTGATGGAATTGACTGATACGAAGCTTGGGGTGACTCTAGTCTATGACGTAGGGACTTCCTATAAACAGTGGATGATCTGGAACAACGGAGCGACGAAAGGATTCTTCTGTCCAGAGCCACAGATCAACTTGGTTAATGCACCTAAGGTTGATCTACCAGCTGATGAAATTGGGTTGTTTAGTCTTGCTCCAGGAGAGATATGGGAAGAGACTGCTCGTTTATATATCAAGTAG
- a CDS encoding LytTR family transcriptional regulator DNA-binding domain-containing protein produces the protein MMNIEYEEHNVYEDLDPHDTYYFKIGVHGLVCFHGRNYSLKKRLSAEQTSKLTSDSSFYRISTNCYVNLVKVHAIRDNVLLFRDDYHGIKTINVPRRNLEGVKRLLPEADHNLTTGIH, from the coding sequence ATGATGAATATCGAGTACGAGGAGCACAACGTGTATGAGGACCTTGATCCACATGATACGTATTATTTCAAGATTGGAGTTCATGGACTAGTTTGCTTTCATGGTAGGAATTACAGTTTAAAAAAGAGATTATCCGCCGAACAAACTTCCAAACTGACCTCTGATTCCTCGTTTTACCGAATTAGCACCAATTGCTACGTCAATTTGGTCAAGGTTCATGCTATTCGGGACAATGTTTTGTTATTTAGGGATGATTACCACGGAATTAAGACGATTAACGTTCCCAGACGGAACCTCGAAGGAGTTAAACGACTACTCCCTGAGGCCGATCACAATCTAACTACCGGAATTCATTAA
- a CDS encoding lactonase family protein, whose amino-acid sequence MLEQQRLLLFVGSYAEESDPGIYVYELNQTNGEMKLLDQKSGLKNPTFVNVDGRSHKLYSIAETKDENGERIGEVVSFEIDPVQGTLSECKRTVTLRPSTSHIQRDRKDQYLILSGYHGGNVGLVKINNGGIAEELTDEKLHQGHGADPVRQDRPHPHSTLCSPDNRFVFVADLGLDAIKIYKLDPDQNELIYHGEALTPPGCGPRHLAFHPNGRYLYSINEVNSSITAFAYDPESGQLTSVETVPTLPADYSDENTTAEIAISTNGLFLYGSNRGHDSIALFAIDPANGKLTFIEHVSTEGGHPRHFALTPDGGHLIVANRDTDQLNLFRVDSQNGRLTYTGQSAHVSKPVCVQPVLFNL is encoded by the coding sequence TTGCTTGAACAACAACGTCTATTATTGTTTGTGGGCTCTTACGCGGAGGAGAGCGATCCTGGAATATATGTATATGAACTGAATCAAACCAATGGTGAAATGAAACTCCTTGATCAAAAATCCGGATTGAAAAATCCAACTTTCGTTAATGTAGATGGTCGGAGTCATAAACTATACTCCATTGCAGAGACGAAGGATGAAAATGGAGAAAGAATAGGGGAAGTTGTATCTTTTGAGATTGATCCTGTTCAAGGAACTCTGTCAGAATGTAAACGGACGGTGACCTTGAGACCATCCACTTCACACATTCAAAGAGATCGAAAGGATCAATATTTAATATTATCCGGTTATCATGGTGGTAATGTAGGACTTGTTAAGATAAACAACGGAGGAATAGCCGAAGAGCTAACCGATGAAAAGCTTCATCAAGGTCATGGAGCGGATCCGGTGAGACAGGATCGACCACACCCGCACTCGACATTGTGTAGTCCGGATAATCGTTTTGTATTCGTAGCGGATTTAGGGTTGGATGCCATTAAAATTTATAAACTTGATCCGGACCAGAATGAACTGATATATCATGGAGAAGCTTTAACCCCTCCAGGATGTGGTCCTCGTCATCTGGCGTTCCATCCGAATGGCAGATATCTATATTCCATTAATGAAGTGAATTCCTCGATTACAGCTTTTGCTTATGATCCTGAGTCGGGTCAGCTAACGAGTGTAGAGACGGTACCAACTTTGCCAGCGGACTATTCGGATGAGAATACGACGGCTGAAATTGCAATCTCTACGAACGGTTTATTCCTATATGGTTCGAACCGAGGTCATGACAGCATTGCCCTGTTTGCGATCGATCCAGCTAATGGTAAGCTAACATTTATAGAGCATGTATCAACCGAGGGAGGGCATCCCCGCCACTTTGCGTTGACTCCTGATGGTGGTCATTTAATCGTTGCTAATCGGGATACGGACCAATTGAATCTCTTTAGAGTTGATTCGCAAAATGGAAGGTTGACTTACACAGGTCAAAGTGCCCATGTATCCAAACCAGTTTGCGTACAACCAGTTTTGTTCAATTTGTAG
- a CDS encoding bifunctional 3-deoxy-7-phosphoheptulonate synthase/chorismate mutase encodes MNEQLEQLRLKLNEINGELLKLLNERAEVVRSIGEIKEKQGVPKFDPVRERAMLEELTSQNPGPFKNAEIKHIFKEIFKASLNLQEEDHKQQLIVSRKIQPANTVINVKDTLIGGSAQVMIAGPCSVESYEQLRSVAAALKDAGIKIMRGGAFKPRTSPYDFQGLGIEGLRMLKEVADEYGLATISEIVHPAHIELAEQYIDIIQIGARNMQNFELLKAAGEAKIPVLLKRGIAATLEEFVHAAEYIAVKGNTNVMLIERGIRTYEKWTRNTLDISAVPLLKQETHLPVLVDVSHSTGRKDILLPCAKAALAAGADGVMVEVHPDPQTALSDAAQQLDIPQFQQLWEGIRHSGLFKE; translated from the coding sequence ATGAACGAACAATTGGAACAATTGCGACTCAAGTTAAATGAAATTAATGGGGAATTGTTGAAACTGTTGAATGAACGTGCTGAAGTAGTTCGCAGCATCGGTGAGATCAAAGAAAAGCAAGGTGTTCCTAAATTTGATCCTGTCCGTGAAAGAGCCATGTTAGAAGAATTGACCTCTCAGAATCCTGGACCATTTAAAAATGCGGAGATTAAACATATATTCAAAGAAATCTTTAAAGCTTCCCTTAATCTGCAGGAAGAAGATCATAAACAACAACTCATTGTTAGTCGTAAAATCCAACCCGCAAACACAGTAATTAACGTTAAAGATACGTTGATCGGTGGCAGTGCTCAAGTCATGATCGCTGGACCATGTTCAGTAGAATCGTATGAGCAACTGCGAAGTGTTGCAGCAGCGCTTAAGGATGCGGGAATCAAGATCATGAGAGGTGGCGCATTTAAGCCTAGAACTTCTCCTTACGATTTCCAAGGACTTGGTATTGAAGGACTGCGGATGTTGAAGGAAGTCGCGGATGAATACGGTTTGGCGACAATCAGTGAAATCGTTCATCCTGCTCATATTGAACTAGCGGAACAATATATCGATATTATTCAAATCGGTGCAAGAAACATGCAAAATTTCGAATTGCTAAAAGCTGCTGGAGAAGCGAAGATTCCTGTATTGCTTAAACGAGGAATTGCCGCTACCTTAGAAGAATTCGTTCATGCTGCAGAGTATATTGCTGTCAAAGGCAATACCAACGTCATGCTGATTGAACGCGGCATTCGTACCTATGAGAAATGGACTCGCAATACGTTAGATATTTCTGCCGTACCTCTGCTTAAGCAAGAGACTCATTTACCTGTACTTGTTGATGTCAGTCATTCAACGGGACGGAAGGATATCCTTCTTCCTTGTGCCAAAGCAGCTCTGGCTGCTGGAGCAGATGGAGTAATGGTCGAAGTTCATCCTGATCCACAAACAGCCCTCTCAGATGCAGCTCAGCAGCTAGATATCCCTCAATTCCAGCAGTTATGGGAAGGAATTCGTCATTCCGGGCTTTTCAAGGAGTAA
- a CDS encoding AI-2E family transporter — protein MGFFRELSQIAGFRRILALLFVVFVLYFSRSMLDMILITFILTYLINRLHNFISRNVQKVVRINRRITILLIYVLIITLIVTTVCNYLPVFIAELNDLVNQVLSFYAHPPENLPDNILLNFLVDSMKEIDLSAYIGSSVDFLIKTASDIGKWSLNLFVSIVLSLFFLLEKEKVTNFTAKFKQSRVAFLFEELEYFGKKFVLSFGKVIEVQFLIALINAILSTIFLWIFGFPNLIALGIMIFLLGLIPVMGVIISLIPLCAIAFKIGGLVKIIYVLVMIAVIHAFETYFLNPKFMSNKTHMPIFFTFLVLLVSEHFFGVWGLIVGVPVFMFLLDILDVPVGLHPPIPLPGAPKQETEGE, from the coding sequence ATGGGTTTTTTCAGAGAGCTTTCTCAAATTGCAGGATTCCGTAGGATTCTTGCCTTATTATTTGTGGTTTTTGTGCTATATTTTTCGCGTAGTATGCTCGATATGATTCTTATTACGTTCATTCTGACTTATCTGATTAATCGGCTTCATAATTTCATCAGTCGGAATGTGCAAAAAGTTGTACGAATTAATAGGAGAATCACCATTTTATTGATTTATGTATTGATTATTACCTTGATTGTGACGACTGTTTGCAATTATCTACCGGTATTTATCGCTGAACTTAATGATCTGGTCAATCAAGTACTATCATTTTATGCGCATCCTCCTGAGAATCTCCCAGATAATATTCTGCTAAATTTCTTAGTCGATTCGATGAAAGAAATTGATCTATCTGCTTATATTGGTAGTAGCGTTGATTTCTTGATTAAGACGGCATCTGATATTGGCAAGTGGAGTTTGAATTTGTTTGTTTCGATTGTTCTGAGTTTGTTCTTCTTACTTGAGAAAGAAAAGGTGACTAATTTTACCGCAAAATTCAAACAGAGCCGCGTAGCCTTCTTGTTTGAAGAGTTAGAGTACTTCGGTAAAAAATTTGTACTTTCTTTCGGAAAAGTAATCGAAGTACAATTTCTGATTGCGCTAATTAATGCTATATTATCAACCATATTCCTCTGGATTTTTGGTTTTCCAAATCTGATTGCACTTGGAATTATGATCTTCCTATTAGGTCTCATTCCTGTAATGGGTGTGATTATCTCATTGATTCCATTATGTGCAATCGCATTTAAAATTGGTGGACTAGTCAAAATTATCTACGTGTTAGTGATGATTGCTGTTATTCATGCTTTTGAAACTTATTTCTTGAATCCTAAGTTTATGTCTAATAAGACGCATATGCCTATTTTCTTCACATTCCTTGTGTTGCTTGTGTCGGAGCATTTCTTCGGCGTATGGGGATTAATTGTAGGTGTACCTGTGTTCATGTTCTTACTTGACATTCTCGATGTTCCAGTTGGATTACATCCTCCAATTCCGTTACCTGGTGCTCCAAAACAGGAAACTGAAGGGGAATAA
- a CDS encoding FUSC family protein, which produces MTFGARMLKTGLAVTLALYVVYWINLPSPVIAAVAAIFAMQPSIYRSWRYLRDQLQSITFGAILAVLGGMLLSNSPIAVGLVCILVIMICLKLKMGETIGITLVTVVAVMEASGQWEFALHRFVLSLIGILSAFIINIIVYPPKPKVQYEVQIGQTFDHLSLLLRTAISDEIKATIYRSEKRSLEEAINSLSDKYKLMDEDQKKLKTPKFSEARQLVVYKQMLKTLRKGYEVLDAVEEHYFQAVRSPEINHEFDLHLEKLTKFHEHILLKFNDKLKPNFLEGMQFEQENDAFMRQMLDRYAIQREGVLRLSIVSAEMYEYGHQLERLNRLADHSTGAPTDKGSDDK; this is translated from the coding sequence ATGACATTTGGTGCAAGAATGTTAAAAACAGGACTAGCGGTAACCTTAGCACTTTACGTTGTTTATTGGATTAATTTACCTTCTCCCGTTATCGCTGCAGTTGCCGCTATTTTTGCCATGCAGCCATCTATCTATCGATCTTGGCGTTACTTAAGAGATCAGCTTCAGTCGATAACGTTCGGTGCGATCTTGGCGGTGCTTGGAGGGATGCTGTTATCCAATAGTCCTATCGCTGTTGGACTTGTATGTATTCTGGTTATCATGATATGTCTTAAATTGAAAATGGGCGAAACGATCGGGATTACTCTTGTAACTGTGGTAGCGGTTATGGAAGCTTCAGGTCAATGGGAGTTTGCACTTCATCGTTTTGTGCTCAGTTTAATTGGCATCTTATCTGCGTTTATAATTAACATTATTGTTTATCCACCGAAACCCAAGGTACAATATGAAGTTCAAATTGGGCAAACATTTGATCATTTGTCTTTGCTATTACGGACAGCTATTTCTGATGAGATTAAGGCAACGATCTACCGAAGTGAGAAGAGATCTCTAGAAGAAGCGATTAATTCACTAAGTGATAAATATAAGCTGATGGATGAAGATCAGAAGAAATTAAAGACACCTAAATTCAGTGAAGCTCGCCAGCTCGTTGTATATAAGCAGATGTTGAAGACGCTTCGTAAAGGCTATGAAGTACTTGATGCAGTGGAGGAGCATTATTTTCAAGCGGTTCGTTCCCCAGAGATTAATCATGAATTCGATCTACATTTAGAGAAGCTTACGAAGTTTCATGAGCATATTTTATTGAAGTTTAACGATAAGCTGAAACCAAATTTTCTAGAGGGAATGCAGTTTGAACAGGAGAACGATGCATTTATGCGCCAAATGCTCGATCGTTATGCGATCCAGCGAGAAGGGGTATTGCGCTTGTCGATTGTTTCAGCTGAAATGTATGAATATGGGCACCAGTTGGAAAGGCTAAACCGACTAGCGGATCATTCTACAGGTGCACCTACGGACAAGGGCTCTGATGATAAATAA
- a CDS encoding S41 family peptidase, with protein sequence MKKMWIWLLTGLLIITALTGFTSAKDNSKIEKNLKANTVLSDDNIDDLFVLGKIWGYLKYYHPNVAKGDRNWDDELFLILPKVLEAKSPKKRDMILSDWIDSLGAYATDSNKPVEPYEIKVKPDLDWITKLNLEDKLETKLLNLKIAKRTGENQYISINEGAGNPIFTEEAFSDMNYPGVGYRLLSVYRYWNIIEYYFPHKNLIEEDWDNVLKEFIPKFVKASNEQEYKLTTLEIIARIHDSHAGLWEKNPTINRYWGENYSPLVVSFVEDKLVVTSYYNEVLGKDTGLKIGDVITKINKKPVSKIVKEKLKYIPASNFSTQLRDISGKLLRTNDSHLTIDFERDGKAKESKLKMYSPSQLDVAAYDPFNPFNKQDYYSQIDPEISYIYLGNLMNENIPEISKKISNSKGLIIDLRCYPKEFTVHSLSALLLPQSTDFTAISMANTLEPGQFLMVTLPTGKSNPEYFKGKVVILVNELTQSLAEFTTMALKTAPDATVIGSTTAGADGDMSIIKLPGGLTTAISGTGIYYPDGSETQRIGIIPDITVKPTIQGIKENRDEVLQKAIDLIHESSQGK encoded by the coding sequence ATGAAAAAAATGTGGATATGGCTTTTGACAGGCCTTTTAATCATAACAGCATTAACAGGATTCACCTCAGCTAAAGATAACTCGAAAATCGAAAAAAATCTCAAAGCAAATACGGTGCTTTCTGACGATAACATCGATGATTTATTTGTACTAGGAAAAATTTGGGGCTATCTGAAATACTATCATCCCAATGTAGCCAAAGGGGATCGGAATTGGGATGATGAATTGTTTCTCATTTTACCAAAAGTGCTTGAAGCGAAATCCCCAAAGAAAAGAGACATGATTCTCTCTGACTGGATTGACAGCCTAGGAGCTTATGCAACGGACTCTAACAAGCCGGTTGAGCCTTACGAAATTAAAGTTAAGCCGGATTTGGACTGGATTACGAAGCTTAACTTGGAAGATAAATTAGAAACCAAGCTGCTGAATCTGAAAATCGCCAAAAGAACAGGTGAAAATCAATATATAAGCATAAATGAAGGTGCTGGAAATCCGATATTTACAGAAGAAGCCTTCAGTGATATGAATTACCCGGGAGTTGGTTACCGTTTATTGTCTGTTTACCGCTACTGGAATATTATTGAGTATTATTTTCCTCACAAAAATTTAATTGAAGAAGACTGGGATAACGTTCTCAAGGAGTTTATACCTAAGTTTGTTAAGGCGTCCAATGAGCAGGAGTATAAGCTGACGACGTTGGAGATCATAGCCAGAATCCATGATAGCCATGCAGGTCTTTGGGAGAAGAACCCGACCATCAATCGTTATTGGGGCGAGAATTATTCGCCTTTAGTGGTGTCTTTTGTAGAAGACAAACTGGTTGTTACTAGTTATTACAATGAGGTATTAGGGAAAGATACCGGACTGAAAATTGGAGATGTTATTACAAAAATCAATAAGAAGCCTGTGAGCAAAATTGTAAAAGAAAAATTAAAATACATTCCAGCTTCAAACTTTTCGACTCAATTGAGGGATATCTCCGGCAAATTATTACGTACAAATGATTCGCACCTGACTATTGATTTTGAAAGAGACGGTAAAGCTAAGGAATCTAAGCTTAAGATGTATTCGCCTTCCCAACTTGATGTGGCAGCTTATGATCCATTTAATCCATTTAACAAGCAAGATTACTATAGTCAGATCGACCCTGAAATTTCCTATATTTATTTAGGAAACCTGATGAATGAAAATATTCCGGAAATATCCAAAAAAATCAGTAATTCTAAAGGATTGATTATTGACTTAAGATGCTACCCTAAAGAATTTACCGTGCACTCCTTATCGGCGCTTTTACTTCCCCAAAGTACTGATTTTACGGCTATATCCATGGCGAATACCCTGGAACCAGGCCAATTTCTTATGGTAACACTGCCGACAGGGAAGAGCAACCCGGAGTATTTTAAAGGGAAAGTCGTCATTCTGGTCAATGAATTAACGCAGAGTCTGGCGGAATTCACGACGATGGCCCTAAAAACTGCTCCTGATGCCACAGTGATCGGAAGCACGACAGCTGGGGCTGACGGCGATATGTCTATAATTAAACTGCCTGGTGGCCTTACTACTGCGATTTCAGGGACTGGCATCTATTATCCGGACGGTTCGGAAACCCAGCGGATCGGAATTATCCCTGATATTACAGTGAAGCCTACGATACAAGGAATTAAAGAAAATCGAGACGAGGTTCTTCAAAAAGCAATTGATTTGATCCATGAATCCAGCCAGGGCAAATAA